Below is a genomic region from Gemmatimonadota bacterium.
TCGTCGGGTAACGTGGCGAGCCTGTCCTGTATGTTCCCGCCTTTCGGTGTGACGACAAACTCCAGTACCGCCCAGCCTTCTTCCCTGGATACAACGAGCCGCAGATTACTCCCTTTTCGTTCTCCGGGCACTCCGGGCTTTTCGGGCTCTTTTTGCCGGATGAGCGTCAGCAGGGTCTCTTCGGCGACGGCGTCGAGGCGTCCGGCCATGGCCGCGTCCCAGCCGGACCGGGAGGCGAAGTCCCCGAGGAACGATCGGATTTCAGCCAGGGCGGATGTGTCCAGTGCCGTCTCCATCCGGTAGCGTCGGTGTCCGGTGGCACTGAGTGCCAGGTTGAGGAGAATAGCCACCAGACCCCCCGCGGTCATGCCGTTCCGGAACAGGCCCCCCGCGAACTGCGAGACGAAATCCGGGTAGATCAGTTCAAATTGCAGGCTGAATCCCACCAGGAAAGCGGCGCCCACGATGAAGCCTTTGTTCTTGTCGAGGCCGTCCTGGATGACGATCTTGAGACCCACGATAAAAAGCATCGCCAGCAGCACGATGAAGTATGCCGCGAAGACCGGATCCGGAATCGCCAGGACCAGGGCGAACACCTTGGGCAGGAACACGAGCACTACGAAAGCGGCGCCGGTGAAAAGGCCCACGGTCCGGGCGGCTACGCCGGTGAGTTCGATAAGCGGTACGCTGGTCGTGTAGGTCGTGCCCGGCACGGTCCCCGCGAGTCCGGAGAGGAAAGATCCCACGCCGTCGACGGTCATGGCGCCCTGAATCGATCTGAAATCGACCGCCCTGGTCTGTCGCCATGATATGCGCTGGATGGCGACGCAACTGCTGATCGTACGGAGCGAGACGACCACCGCCACCAGCAGAAAGCCGGGAAGCAGCACCCAGAAATCGCCTCCGAAACCCACGTCGAAACCCGGCCAGAGGAATGCGGGCAGGTTGATCCAGTCCGCCTCCGCGATTCTATCCACGTCGAACAGACCGAAACAGCCGCCGACCACGGAGCCGGCGGCCACGCCGATGATCGGCGCCCAGAGCCGCAACTTCGCTGAACCCTTGAGCGTTAAGCCGGAAATGACGGCCACGGTGGCCACGGCGCTGAGGACGGCGCCGAGCGACAATTGCCCATCCGGCGTCGACGACAACATATCGCCCATCACGGGCATCACCGTAACGGGAATCAACATGATCACAGTGCCAGCGACCGTGGGCGTGAGGACGCGCTGGAACAGCGAAAGCCGCCACGAAAGGGCGATCGGAACCAGGGAGGACACGACGACGAGCACGGCGAGCAGGGCCGGTCCGCCGGCCGCCAATGTCTCGATGCAGATCGATATGTACGCCGCCGACGTGCCCATGACCAGGAGATGGCCCGAACCGATCCTGCCGAAGCGAAGGACCTGCAACATCGTGGTCGCGCCGCAGATCGCGACCGAGGCGAATACGGCCCACGCGACGGTGTCCTCCGTTTGTCCGGCGGCCCGCATGACGATCATCGGGATGATCATGACCGCGGCGATGTTCAACAAGGCCAGCTGCAGTCCCAGGCCGAGCGCGAGCATCGTCGGAGGCGGTTCATCCGGTTGAAACCGCAAGCCAGAACGGACGACGGATCCATCAGAACTCATTGGGGCGATTCTCCCGGTTGCCGTTTGCGTATTTTCTATACGAATTCTATAAAAGTTCGTTTGATTTAGAAACGGCAAACAGTTATACTATGCAAGCAATCCCAATAAACCGTTTGATACACCCCCAATTGGAAAGGAAGACATCCATGGCTTCGACCGCTGTTCGTATAAGGAAGCTCATCCAGGACAACCTGGAAGTCGACGGACAACCCATCGCACTGCCGGACGATCTCAACATCAGCCTTACTGAGGCCGGCGTTTCCTCCGTGGACATTCTTGCGTTCGCAAAGCTTGTCGCCGAGGAATTCAACATGGAATTCTCCCCTCAGGATTGCGTTGACGTCAAGACGGTGCAGGAACTCGTCAGCCGCCTGGACGCCGCCGCCTGAGCATTCCTTTCGACGGTCGCGCGTTTCAACCGTAACGCGAATGACAAGCCCGCCTGTGAGAGCGTTCGAGCTATTGCAGGCGGGCTTTGTGCGTTTGGCGCCGCC
It encodes:
- a CDS encoding acyl carrier protein; this translates as MGRFSRLPFAYFLYEFYKSSFDLETANSYTMQAIPINRLIHPQLERKTSMASTAVRIRKLIQDNLEVDGQPIALPDDLNISLTEAGVSSVDILAFAKLVAEEFNMEFSPQDCVDVKTVQELVSRLDAAA